gtgtgtgcctgtgtgtgtgcgcgcgtgtgtggaAGGGTGGAGGGGACACTTCTTCCTTGGATTTTAATGCCTAAATTAATAATTCAGCTGGCACTACTTTCGGGTAGTTTGCAGGTCTTTTCCTTCGAGCGGCAGCGGTGCGGACTTCAGCACATCCGCAAGGTAAGTTGAGAGAGGAGCTCTGAGGAGGGTTTGCTGCTCGGGTCGACGGGCAGTGAGGACGCTGTCCGCTGCAGAGCTTGCTCGGCTTGTTTAGGGGGGACAGCTGTTGTCCTTATAGACCTTCCAGCTGCTGGCCGTTCACCTTTTCAGGCTGTTTAAATCCTATTCTGGTCAAGGGACGCGACGCCGAAGCTCGTTTGCGATTTGAAATTTGCAGAATAGGGCTATTTCGCTCTTATTCGGAGAAACCTTGGACCACCTTGGAACCGGCTGTAGATCCAGATTAAAaacacggaccaaaactggactGGGTTTGTTCTCTACACCGAGCAGGACTTCATTAAAACTCAGGACAAAAAGGGGGGCTTTTAGTGCTGTGTTGCCGTGGGCATATGAGCCAACAAGTTGCACAACCTGTGTTTTTGATTAGAATTTACTCTttagtgttgtgtttttaaagtaatttatcaAAACCATCGCATCCATCTCCAAGGGCTCCTCCAGAAAATCCGAGGGCCAAATTGGGGGGGCCCACTAATAATCTTGGACTGGCGTTAAGCTATTCTATTTAGATATGTAGTTCGTTATGTCGTAGGGAGGTTagcaaaaggtttttaaaaagacCTTTATGTCAAAAACAAGCAGTTTCATCTGgaaaagtagtaaaaaaaaagctttaactGTTGCGGTTTAAAAGTCAAACCTATGAAAAGACCCTAACAATAGCTtacttaaaataaacataaattatgCCATGAATCGTATAGCAATTGATCTTTAatgaaatatgcttttttttcaattagTTAGGATAAAGTTCAGTGAATTTGCTTGTAATAGTCCCTTTTATGAAGCCCTTATAAAAGAGTCCACTTGTGaatattttcacaaataaatccGACAAAGAATATTGTCGTATAAATCCCTCGCAAACAAGCATTGACTTTGGTGTTTTTGATATAGCACAAATAGGAAGGAACATAGCAGAGGCTGCTTCTAAACAATCTAATATTAATGCAGGttagtaatttttttataatctaaatgctaaaaatgcattaaaatcttttttattattattattattatttgtttgttttttgcaggtGCCCCTCCAGATAATTTAGTATCGATGTAGGGCATCTATTACCTTGGGGTAGCGCTTCATAACCGCCCTTATGCTATTATTATGCATAAAAGCAAATACTCAAAAGTAGCACATAGAAATgcacaaagaaggaagaaatTGGTCAGTAAAAACCTTTTATATCTACCTAAAGCTTGTTGTCTCCTAATTTGAATTTGCTGTCATATAAAATTATGCACATGCACAGGGCAGGAGGTTGACCTCTGCCTGCCACCATCCCAACACCTCTAATTCCCACTTGGTGGCGCCACTAAGGCCACTAATTATCTTGGGGTTTTACAGCAAAAACCAAAATCCACAACATAGCATGTACTCATGTAAGATACGGGAATCAAGCCTGGAATTGGCAGGGCGGGCTTCATAGAAATTGGCATCAGCCAGCAAAGGCGTGATCAGTGCACCAGTCAATTGGCAGGAGATGGAAATTAGCCAATTTCCTCCTCATTGGCTCTGATTGGTGACTGGCAGATCAATTGCTGAAGATGTTTTTCCCCTTAATAACAAATGAATCAAGACTGTAAACTATTTCCAGTGTGTAAGGGCACCAACCAACAGGATGTACATCCACTCTGTAAAATTAAGGCTAGAAACATCTACTTTGATCTAGTTGTTTCTTCATAATATCTACAGGATTCCAAAACGTTTTACCTTGTTCTAGAAAACTGCagcacatttttctcttttgtatAAAGGTgcttagaaaaaaagaatgaaataaatatttgttaaCAATTGGCAGGTCAGAGCCTATAGATGACCGGAAATGGGTATTGGCCAAGAAAAGTCTGATTGGTGcaactcttaaaaaaacaacaaggcaTTTTGATGCATGGGctttaacaaaaaacagaataaatacaCGCTAGCAGTAGTATTTAAGTGTTCATTTCTCAAAATGTTATAGCTTTTTACTGACACACGGGTATAAGAACCCGATGTTAGCTTGTTAATAAGCCAAACTATTTGCTTGGGTAGAGCCTGCAGCCCTGCTGATTTAAATAAGGATGATGAGGGACAAGCCAGACAGATACATCCCTACAAAttatcaatttttatttattttttttagtttgacaGCATCTAAGGTTGTCACAGAGTGCATTGAAATcatacttttgttttgttttttttacaaaaaatatattaaaaaagtattttaagagAATCTCAGTTCAGTGACGAATAATTCGATTCATGTTCGATTAGTCGGAGGAGCGAAGCAGCCCTTTAATGAAGTGCTGCTGCAATTtggatgcccccccccccccccttccagcAGCGGCTCGGTCCTGCTTTCTGGACCGGCGTCGCCTGCTCAGCCTCGCCGTCTCTCTGCAGCTCACTGTCCGATGGAGCGGGTGCTACAAAGCGAGCCAGATTGGctccattattattattctatcCCAGTGAAACCGGAGGAAgtcccccaccccacccccatgAACACGGATAAAGAGTTATTcagtgaaagagaaaaaagggggggggaagGGAGGAGAAAAAAGTGTGCCGGACTCTTTCGCTGTGACCCCGATTCAGAAATCCCTTGTTGCGGTGCGCCGATCGAAGACAATTGAAAGCAATCAGGATCCAGTGTCCGTCTGGCTGCGCGTTGCAGCAGCGAGTACGCTCGAGGATTCATTTAAACTAAATATAACCCCGGTCCTGCTTTACGCGCATCTGTCACCGTCGCCATAACTGCATTTTATGTGGGGTAAACCGAGAGCTCCAGTGTGGCAAAGTGCTCGTTTGTTTATGTCCCTGCGCATGAAGGAGTGCAAGTTTCCAGCGTGGTTCTTGTGTTTGCTTGTCATCAGCCTATATATAGATAGTAATGCCTAATCCCCCCCCCGCTTCTCTGTCTCCCTCCAGCTGTGTTTAGGTGCTCTCTCACAGCCCCTCTCTGGATGCATCAGATCCCTCCTCCCCGGGGCCCTGGACCCGGCGTGTGACTCCACCGACGTCGCCCCGCTCCCCCTCCGTCTCCGCTCACCCTGCCTGCCGCTCGGCCCCACCTGTTCGCCCCGGGGCGTCGGCTCTGGGCCCCCTGCCCCTCGACCGGAGGGCAGAGGCAGGGGGCCATGGCGCCACGGTAGCCAGGCCCCTCGCCATGAGCAGCGTGATCCCGTCGGAGAGCAGCAGGATCCAGGGGTCAGACTTAACCCTGCTTCACTACAAGCCCTTCAGCTCGCATGAACACTACCAGCAGGTCAGTGACACCCCGAGGGTTTTATCGGGCTGCTGCCTTAgaagagaagggggggggggttgatttATATTCCAGATACTTTTCCTCTTCGCCTTGTCTATATATGgcatccattaatccatcctTCAGTCTTTCCATTCGTTTATCTGTCCACTCTTCATTTCATTCAATGCCTCTTCTAAGACAACTGTCCATCTAGCCAATAGGTTTGTCCGCccatcctttttttcttctccatctGTTTGTTCTTGTCCATCTACCTTTCTATCCCTCTGTCCAGTTTGTCCATCCTATCCACCCCTGCACCCATTTTGGCCACAAATCCATATTGTCTGTTTATGCGTCCATTTCTGCCTCCATGCATCTGTTTTTGGCTGTCACCTGTTCTTTGCTTCATCGGTACGTTCATTTGTTGATTCATTCGTTCGTTCCTCTTTGTCCATTGATCATTTTGTCTTCTATCGGTCCATCCAGCCATTTGTTTGTCTATCCATTCATCCCTTCGTCAGTCAAAATCCCTTCGACCATTCTTCATTGGTTTTTTTCCATAAGTGCTTTCCTTTGCCGATCTGTCCATCTATAGGGCTGACGAACCGTTTAgttatccatctatctatctatctatctatctatctatctatctatctatctatctatccatccatccatccatccatccatccatccatccatccatccatccatccatccatccatccatccatccatccatccatccatccatccatccatccatccatccatccatccatccatccatccatccagcttTCCTCTTCCATACAGTCTGGTTTTTCCAGGTCCCACATATAAATCTCTAGGAAACCTTGGTTTTAACATCTTAATGATTTTCTGAGTAATAAACAGAACTGATCTGAGGAACAGGTGTGAAAGGCCCTGATAATGGGGGAAGATCGAAGCTCATTGTatctttctgtctgttttcaGGTGATGAGAGCTCACCGTAAACTCCAGGAGAGCGGCTTTTACTGGGGGGCCATTGGGGGCCGGGAGGCCAACTACCTGCTGCGCTCCGAACCCCCCGGCACTTTCCTCATCCGCGACTCTTCGGACCGCCACCATTTCTTCACCCTGTCCGTGCGGACGACCCGAGGAACCAAGAACCTGCGCATCCACAGCGAGGAAGGGGGCTTCTTCATGGAGCCGGACCCGCAGAACACCGAGGAGCTGCCGCAGTTCGACTGCGTATTGAAACTCGTCTCGCACTACATGGGGAGACGGCCGGACGCGGAGCGGACCGGGGACGGGGCGTGCGGCGGGAACGCCGCGGAGAAGGGACACACCGTTTACCTGATCCACGCCGGC
Above is a genomic segment from Fundulus heteroclitus isolate FHET01 chromosome 10, MU-UCD_Fhet_4.1, whole genome shotgun sequence containing:
- the socs3b gene encoding suppressor of cytokine signaling 3b, which produces MSSVIPSESSRIQGSDLTLLHYKPFSSHEHYQQVMRAHRKLQESGFYWGAIGGREANYLLRSEPPGTFLIRDSSDRHHFFTLSVRTTRGTKNLRIHSEEGGFFMEPDPQNTEELPQFDCVLKLVSHYMGRRPDAERTGDGACGGNAAEKGHTVYLIHAGEEKIPLELLKPLVSSISSLQHMCRRTLNKAGLGELEQAEQLPQTLRDFMQKYDAPI